In one window of Anthonomus grandis grandis chromosome 11, icAntGran1.3, whole genome shotgun sequence DNA:
- the LOC126742184 gene encoding HMG box-containing protein 4, translating into MDIPVKKPKMEDLEVTGVSRSGRVRKKSSKLMDFESPDEIERNYTKRPSSAKRSETFEMISSPQKKAPKVEDIFNKDPPPYDNFINHESLSESEYGSEYDHHINHTESSLDESIDSESDFEETEGGFKRLDSSRKKQLIIKDGKIVKTEKIKDITSSLKLSSKNSRSPKKSTSNKGLTGPLSGFQTGVTTYEHVNVSPPSPRSKDFKVSGIKPIDVAAHLKLLGESLTIIGERLKEHEGQIAVSGSLSVLLDSLLCALGPLMCLTQQIPELQENCCTPEQLTNTLDNVAFIMPGL; encoded by the exons ATGGATATTCCcgtaaaaaaacctaaaatggaGG ATCTAGAAGTTACTGGTGTTTCTCGAAGTGGCAGAGTCAGAAAAAAGTCCTCTAAACTGATGGACTTTGAGTCTCCAGATGAAATAGAACGAAACTATACGAAAAGACCGTCATCCGCTAAGCGGAGTGAGACTTTCGAAATGATAAGCTCTccacaaaaaaaagctccaaaaGTGGAAGAT atttttaataaggaTCCTCCCCCGTACGATAATTTTATAAACCATGAAAGTTTAAGTGAATCAGAGTATGGTAGTGAATACGATCACCACATTAACCACACTGAATCCAGCCTGGACGAATCAATTGATTCTGAAAGCGATTTCGAAGAAACCGAAGGCGGCTTTAAGAGACTTGACTCCTCTAGAAAAAAACAGCTGATTATTAAAGatggaaaaattgttaaaacagaaaaaataaaag ACATTACATCAAGTTTAAAGTTGTCTTCAAAAAATAGTAGAAGTCCCAAGAAGAGTACCTCTAATAAGGGTCTGACGGGTCCTCTGTCGGGCTTCCAAACTGGCGTAACCACTTACGAACACGTGAACGTTTCCCCCCCAAGCCCGAGATCCAAAGACTTTAAAGTGAGCGGAATCAAACCAATTGACGTTGCAGCACATTTAAAACTGCTGGGAGAGAGTTTAACTATCATTGGGGAGAGATTAAAAGAGCACGAG GGCCAAATAGCAGTGTCAGGAAGTCTTTCAGTTTTGTTGGATTCGTTGCTTTGTGCCTTGGGACCTTTAATGTGTTTAACGCAGCAAATTCCAGAGTTACAAGAAAACTGCTGTACACCGGAACAACTCACAAATACTCTGGATAATGTGGCGTTTATCATGCCGGGTCTTTAG
- the LOC126742183 gene encoding U3 small nucleolar ribonucleoprotein protein IMP4, whose translation MLRRQARLRREYLYRKTVEDKQKTIQDNKSKIKKSLEHNTAIHGDLQEKAIHYSKKLEWEDAGPSQAALMGGESGGTIANSQDDEYRYAGVEDPKIVITTSRDPSARLKMFVKELRLIFPNAQRLNRGNYEMKQLIQACRSNDVTDFIVVHEHRGVPDGLVICHLPYGPTAYFNMSDVVMRHDIPDIGTMSEQYPHLIFHNFKSKLGERTMNILKYLFPVPKEDSKRVITFANHDDYISFRQHTYRTVDREIELSEVGPRFQLKLYQIKLGTLDIADSADTEWALRPYMNTSFKRRFLSDDDGWKQDDDVMNV comes from the coding sequence ATGCTTCGAAGACAAGCCCGTTTACGGCGGGAGTATTTGTACCGCAAAACAGTAGAAGACAAACAAAAAACCATTCAAGAtaacaaatcaaaaattaaaaaaagtctagaaCACAATACAGCCATTCACGGTGACTTACAAGAAAAAGCCATACATTACTCAAAAAAACTAGAATGGGAAGATGCAGGACCCTCACAAGCCGCCCTGATGGGTGGAGAAAGTGGTGGAACCATAGCAAACTCACAAGATGATGAATACCGTTATGCCGGAGTGGAAGATCCAAAAATTGTAATCACAACTTCGAGAGATCCCAGTGCAAGGCTCAAAATGTTTGTTAAAGAATTAAGGCTTATATTTCCAAATGCTCAAAGGCTTAATCGCGGTAATTATGAGATGAAACAGCTGATACAAGCATGCAGGTCCAATGATGTCACAGACTTTATAGTGGTCCATGAACATAGAGGAGTTCCTGATGGTTTAGTTATATGTCATCTGCCTTATGGCCCCACAGCATATTTTAACATGTCTGATGTTGTTATGAGGCATGACATTCCTGACATAGGCACAATGTCTGAACAGTACCCACACTTGATATTTcacaattttaaatcaaaattaggAGAGAGAACtatgaacattttaaaatatcttttccCAGTTCCCAAAGAAGATTCAAAAAGGGTTATAACTTTTGCCAACCATGATGACTATATCAGTTTCAGGCAGCACACTTATAGAACTGTTGATAGAGAGATTGAACTATCAGAAGTAGGACCCCGTTTTCAATTGAAGTTGTATCAAATCAAATTGGGAACATTGGATATTGCAGACTCTGCAGACACAGAGTGGGCTTTAAGGCCCTATATGAATACCTCGTTTAAAAGGAGGTTTTTGAGTGATGATGATGGATGGAAGCAGGATGATGATGTGATGAATGTTTAG